A region of the Microbulbifer pacificus genome:
CCGTATGGACAAGGATTACCTGGGGATTGATGTGGAAGTGTTGATTCCCACCCGGGTCTGCCGCGAGATAGCAGCGATTGTGGCCACCAGGCAGGAGAGGGAACTGCTCAGCGTCGAGGGTCTGTCCGAGAGGGTGGCGCTCACCCTGATCTTTTCCGCCAAAGAGAGCCTGTTCAAGGCACTTTATCCGAGCGTGCGCGATTATTTCGGTTTCGAGGTTGCCGAGGCGGTTGAGCTAAGACTTGCGGACCATACGCTGGTGTTGCGCCTGGTCGAGCGCTTCGCCAACAAACACAATTTGCCGCGGGATTACCAATGCCAGTTCACCCTGGGGGAGCACTGGATCCAGTCGGTCACCTGCGGGCAATTTCCGCATCGAGCGAACCTGAAGGCGATCGACTGACCCAATCCCATGGGTTTTTGA
Encoded here:
- a CDS encoding 4'-phosphopantetheinyl transferase family protein translates to MQEVTAKIMPRDDRQFIGKVHSEVDKRTGVRLVTCEFDAAGYQPELYAELGIAMPEAIVGSVPKRQAEFLAGRYAAALALQHLAPVRNQDVQVGIGEQRNPLWPSGVVGSISHVGSVAVCAVSRRMDKDYLGIDVEVLIPTRVCREIAAIVATRQERELLSVEGLSERVALTLIFSAKESLFKALYPSVRDYFGFEVAEAVELRLADHTLVLRLVERFANKHNLPRDYQCQFTLGEHWIQSVTCGQFPHRANLKAID